In Alteromonas sp. RKMC-009, the genomic stretch TACCCATTCACTGGCTGCCAGCCTGTGTTCGCGGCTCATTACCAGCACCTGCTCATAGCCGAATACCGGTTCGTATTGCAGAGAGGGCAGGTGAAGAGGGTCAGGTGTTAAAAGCAGATCAATATCATAGCCATGCAGCGCCTGCAGGCCTCCGAACGTAAACTTTTGTCGTACGTCTACGTCTACCCCGGGATAATCCGCCAGAAACGGTTTGACGACCTTCAGGAGCCATTGATAGCAGGGATGGCATTCCATTCCGATGCGCAGCACGCCTTGTTTACCCGAGGCGATCTGACGCAACTGCTCTTCCGTGTGCTCAAACTGGGGTAACAGCCGGTGGGCAAGATTAAGTACTGCATTGCCCGCATCCGTCAGTCGCAGTCGTCTGCCATCTTTTTCCCATAGCGGTGCACCGCTGTGCTGTTCCAGCTTTTTCATACTATGACTCAGTGCAGACTGGGTGAGATGCAGATGTCCGGCGGCTTCTGTGAGCGTGCCGTAGTCATGAATAGCAGCAATAATTTTGAGGTGTTGACGGTCTAACATAGCGTGGATGAGTAAATTTCACTGATTTTGCTAAATGTATCACTTAAATTCATAGATTGTGAAAGGCAGCGGTGAAGCTGCCACAATATCCGGCTAATGGTTCACCTTGATTATGACGGGGAAATATCAGTGACTGATACCGCTGTGGCCAGCCGGTCGCTGATCACACTTCGCATCAGACTCGCCAGTTCTCTGAACGTAGCGCGGGCAGGGGAGGTGTTCCGCCAGGCCAGCATGTGTTGACGTACTACC encodes the following:
- a CDS encoding LysR family transcriptional regulator is translated as MLDRQHLKIIAAIHDYGTLTEAAGHLHLTQSALSHSMKKLEQHSGAPLWEKDGRRLRLTDAGNAVLNLAHRLLPQFEHTEEQLRQIASGKQGVLRIGMECHPCYQWLLKVVKPFLADYPGVDVDVRQKFTFGGLQALHGYDIDLLLTPDPLHLPSLQYEPVFGYEQVLVMSREHRLAASEWVPPQALAEETLLTYPVEPSRLDIFSHFLTPAGCTVKKHKTIETTEIMLQMISAGRGIGALPKWLIEEQDGSLNLTTVRPGKNGIAKSLHMGFRKSDADAPFIRAFIGLARALGTP